A window from Fragaria vesca subsp. vesca linkage group LG5, FraVesHawaii_1.0, whole genome shotgun sequence encodes these proteins:
- the LOC101315237 gene encoding cytochrome P450 71A1-like translates to MALVALFNQLVQELQRSTTLLNLFLVSLLLLSIFVVFSLSKSGETLNLPPSPARLPVIGNLHQLGKLPHRSLQALSKTYGPLMLLRLGQVPTLVVSSAEMTKQIVQNHDEVFSGRPETTAANILLYGCQDIAFAPYGEFWKQLRKISVVELLSLKRVQQFQYAREEEVSELINRIRKTCLCESPTNLSEMLITTASNIMSRCILGEKFVEDGDWYGKTSRRFMVELMSFCFGDFFPSLKWIDTLSGFIARLKAIFAELDGFFDQLIEEHKKEGEPDKKDFLDILLQRQNKATVEFELTRDNLKAILQDMFVAGTVTTSTTMEWLMTELARNPSTMEKVQKEIRSVVGNKGRVDENDITQMDYLKCVIKETLRLHPVAPLLVPRETSEAVELGGYHIPAKTTVFVNAFAIQRDPKFWERPDEFLPDRFEGNSVDFKGEDFQFVPFGGGRRRCPGQAFAVASLECVLANLLYWFDWKLPSGNALVEALDVSEVYGITVCKKAPLYLLPVPYSP, encoded by the exons ATGGCTTTAGTGGCATTGTTTAATCAATTGGTGCAAGAACTACAAAGGAGTACTACACTCTTAAATCTTTTCCTGGTTTCTCTTCTCTTGCTGTCTATTTTTGTTGTGTTTTCACTTTCTAAATCAGGTGAGACGCTCAATTTGCCGCCATCCCCGGCAAGGTTACCAGTGATTGGAAACCTTCACCAGCTAGGAAAACTCCCGCACCGCTCTCTTCAAGCTCTTTCAAAGACGTATGGCCCTCTAATGCTGCTGCGCTTGGGCCAAGTTCCAACACTAGTAGTTTCATCTGCGGAGATGACCAAGCAAATCGTGCAGAACCATGATGAGGTTTTCTCCGGGAGGCCAGAAACGACTGCAGCAAACATATTACTTTATGGCTGCCAAGACATAGCTTTTGCTCCTTATGGGGAATTCTGGAAGCAACTTCGGAAAATTTCTGTTGTTGAACTTCTAAGCCTTAAAAGAGTGCAACAATTTCAGTATGCAAGGGAAGAAGAAGTTTCGGAATTGATCAACAGGATTCGCAAAACATGTCTCTGTGAGTCTCCTACTAATCTAAGTGAAATGCTGATTACAACCGCCAGCAACATCATGTCTAGGTGTATTCTTGGAGAGAAGTTCGTAGAAGATGGTGATTGGTATGGAAAGACATCAAGAAGGTTCATGGTGGAACTAATGTCATTCTGTTTCGGAGATTTCTTCCCTTCTTTGAAATGGATTGACACTCTTTCAGGCTTCATTGCACGGTTGAAAGCAATTTTTGCTGAATTAGATGGATTTTTTGATCAGTTGATTGAAGAACATAAGAAAGAAGGTGAGCCTGATAAGAAGGATTTTTTGGACATTCTCCTGCAACGTCAAAACAAAGCCACCGTCGAGTTTGAGCTTACTCGAGATAACCTGAAAGCAATCCTACAG GATATGTTCGTTGCAGGAACTGTTACGACATCAACAACAATGGAGTGGTTGATGACAGAGCTGGCTAGAAATCCAAGCACGATGGAGAAAGTCCAAAAGGAGATAAGAAGTGTGGTGGGGAACAAGGGAAGGGTAGATGAGAATGACATAACTCAAATGGACTACTTGAAATGTGTCATCAAAGAAACTCTGAGACTACATCCTGTAGCACCTCTTTTAGTTCCTCGAGAAACAAGCGAGGCAGTAGAGTTGGGAGGTTACCATATCCCTGCCAAAACAACAGTATTTGTCAATGCATTTGCAATCCAAAGGGACCCTAAGTTCTGGGAAAGGCCGGATGAGTTTCTCCCAGATAGATTTGAGGGCAACTCAGTCGACTTCAAAGGCGAGGACTTCCAATTTGTCCCATTTGGAGGTGGTAGAAGAAGATGCCCGGGGCAGGCCTTTGCGGTTGCTTCACTTGAATGTGTTCTTGCCAACCTTCTATATTGGTTTGATTGGAAGTTGCCGAGTGGTAATGCATTGGTTGAGGCCTTAGACGTGAGTGAAGTTTATGGAATCACGGTGTGTAAGAAAGCTCCTCTTTATCTTCTCCCGGTACCATACTCCCCTTGA
- the LOC101290764 gene encoding (-)-germacrene D synthase-like gives MDPLLVSASQAQTQNGSSTADVERRSANFSPSVWGEYFLAYASVETADIQADKRVKELKEEVKRVLLSSPPSQRLDLIDYIQRLGLSHHFEDEIHQFLQQIHNQYSSASSDDDDLHTVALRFRLLRQEGFNKVSCDMFNKFIDVDGNLKESCVADVPGLLSLYETAHLRKHGEDFLDRAVSFTTTHLESAVAAPGRLSPPLSNQVAHALYQPLWKGNPRIEARHYLSSYQELNSGPHFSQSLLTFAKLDFNFFQRIHQKELSEITRWWKELDFVNKLPFARDRIVECYFWSLGVCFEPKYRLPRETLCKILGLLTMIDDTFDTYGKLDELELFTEAIQRWDLSAMDSLPDYMKIIYEAVLNAYTEIEAELAKEGNSYRIAYLVEGTQCLVRAYMKEAKWYHLKCTPKTYDEYMRVGLITSGMFLVEAAVIVPLAGEISTRDSLESLFRDPNNKIVYASNILGRLLNDIRSHKHAQKRGNDFSAIQCYMKEHYVTEEEALIELNKQVNDAWKDVNEVLLQPPTTVPRPILLLCLNLLRVTDVIYKNDDGYTNGGVVLKDYITSLLVEPAPM, from the exons ATGGATCCTCTGTTGGTTTCAGCATCTCAAGCTCAAACCCAAAATGGCAGTAGCACTGCAGATGTTGAACGACGTTCAGCAAATTTTTCTCCCAGCGTTTGGGGGGAATATTTTCTGGCATATGCATCTGTG GAAACTGCTGATATTCAAGCCGACAAACGTGTCAAAGAACTGAAGGAAGAAGTGAAGAGGGTGCTACTTAGTTCTCCGCCTTCACAGAGATTAGACTTGATTGATTACATTCAGCGCTTGGGGTTGTCACACCATTTTGAGGATGAGATTCACCAATTTTTGCAGCAAATTCACAACCAATACTCATCTGCTTCTTCAGATGATGATGACCTTCACACTGTTGCTCTACGTTTTCGGCTGCTTAGGCAAGAAGGATTTAATAAGGTTTCATGCG ACATGTTCAACAAGTTCATCGATGTTGATGGGAATCTTAAGGAATCATGCGTCGCTGACGTACCAGGACTGCTAAGTTTGTATGAAACAGCACATCTAAGGAAACATGGAGAAGATTTCCTAGATCGAGCAGTGTCCTTCACTACCACTCATCTTGAGTCTGCAGTAGCAGCACCCGGCCGTTTAAGCCCCCCACTTTCAAATCAAGTAGCTCATGCCTTGTATCAACCACTCTGGAAAGGAAACCCGAGGATAGAAGCTAGGCATTACCTCTCTAGCTACCAGGAACTCAACAGTGGTCCACATTTTAGCCAAAGTCTCTTGACTTTTGCAAAGTTGGATTTTAATTTTTTCCAGCGTATCCATCAGAAAGAACTAAGTGAAATCACAAG GTGGTGGAAGGAGTTGGACTTTGTAAACAAACTACCGTTTGCAAGGGATCGAATAGTAGAGTGTTACTTTTGGTCTTTGGGAGTCTGCTTTGAGCCCAAGTATCGTCTTCCGAGGGAAACATTATGCAAAATTCTTGGCTTACTTACCATGATTGATGACACTTTCGATACGTATGGCAAACTTGATGAACTAGAGCTCTTTACTGAAGCTATTCAGAG GTGGGATCTCTCTGCCATGGATTCACTGCCTGACTATATGAAAATTATCTATGAGGCAGTGCTGAATGCCTACACTGAGATTGAAGCCGAGCTTGCCAAGGAGGGAAACTCGTATCGCATTGCCTATTTAGTAGAAGGA ACGCAATGTCTAGTTAGAGCTTACATGAAGGAAGCCAAATGGTACCACCTAAAGTGCACACCGAAAACCTATGATGAATACATGAGGGTGGGACTTATTACATCCGGCATGTTTTTGGTAGAAGCAGCAGTCATTGTTCCATTAGCCGGTGAAATTTCGACAAGAGATTCCTTGGAATCGTTGTTCAGAGACCCTAACAACAAAATTGTATATGCTTCAAACATACTTGGGAGACTTCTGAATGACATCCGAAGCCACAAG CATGCGCAAAAGAGAGGAAATGATTTTTCAGCTATACAATGCTACATGAAAGAACACTATGTTACAGAAGAAGAAGCGCTGATCGAACTGAATAAACAAGTGAATGACGCATGGAAGGATGTAAACGAAGTATTGCTCCAGCCTCCCACGACTGTGCCCAGGCCAATACTGTTGCTGTGTCTCAATCTTCTACGAGTAACTGATGTTATATACAAGAACGACGATGGTTATACTAATGGTGGAGTTGTGCTTAAGGATTATATAACTTCTCTGCTTGTCGAACCTGCTCCAATGTAG